The Methyloceanibacter sp. wino2 nucleotide sequence CAGCCTGGCCGAAGCCCAGTTCCAATTTTCGCGTGACGTCGACTTCTGCTCCGGGGCGTTCTTGATGGTCCGAAGGACTATTTGGGAGGAGTTGGGGGGGTTTGATGACGCCTTTGCGCCCGCCTACTACGAGGAAGCCGACCTATGCATGCGAATTCGAAAGAATGGATTCCGCGTTGCATACGAACCGAAAGCTGTCATCACGCATGTTGAGTTTGGGAGCAGCGCGTCCTCCGACGAGGCGATAGCGCTTCAAGTTCGTAATCGCCACATCTTCTTCGAGAAGCACAAGTCGACGCTCGAAGCGGACCACTCGAACCACACAGACGACTCCCATGTCACGACAGCTCGGTCGGGGGGGGAGAGACGAATTCTTGTTATCGACGATAGTATTCCCGATCCTTGCTTAGGCAGCGGATTTCCGCGGGCCCGCGAAATGGTTGAGGCTATCGCCGTTGGCGGATGGACAATTACCTTTTACCCAATGGTAACGCCGGTAACTGACTTCGACAGTGCCTATGCAGTTGTGCCTCGGACCGTGGAAATTGCGGCGACCTTTGGCCCAGAGAATTTGGCGAGATTCTTGGGAACGCGCTTGGGCTTCTTCGATGCGGTATTGGTCAGCCGTCCCCACAACATGGCAGCGTATAGAAGAGCGTTGGAAATCCTTCCCGAAGAGTTGCAACGGGTGCCTGTGATCTACGACGCCGAGGCGGTGTTCGCCCAACGTGAGGCCATGCGTCAAATTGAGGTCGAACTGAGAAAGGAGATCGCGCTCACGAAAGGTGTCGAGACAGTGTTTGCCGTCTCAAGCCAAGAGGCCCAGGCTTTTCGAGAGCACGGCGCTGCCAATGTAGAGGTCTTGGGTCACTCTTTGGCACCCACGCCACTTGGGGGCAATCGCGGGCTTCGCTGCAATATCCTCTTCGTCGGTCGGCTGACTGATGACGGTTCGCCGAACGTCCATTCCCTGGAATGGTTTGTCCGCAATGTAATGCCCAAGCTCGACGTGCTGATTGGCACCGAGTGGATCTTTAAAGTGGCCGGGAGCACAGGGGCCCAGTCGCTCGACAGACTGGACACAAGTCGTGTCGAGTTCTTGGGACGCGTCGATGATCTGACTGAACTCTACTCGAGCAGTCGGCTGTTTGTCGCACCGACGCGCTTTGCGGCCGGCATTCCCTTGAAGGTCCAAGAGGCTGCTTCAGTCGGCCTGCCAGTTGTCGCGACGCCGATACTGGCCGAGCAATTGGGCTGGAGGGATGGCGCGGAGTTGCTTGTGGGAGACAGCGCGAACGACTTTGCAGAAGCCTGCGCGCGGCTTTGGACAGACGACGCACTATGGGCAACCATCCGCGAGAACGGACTTGCCGCCATCGCAAGGGACTGCAGCCCAACCCGATTCTACTCTACCGTCCAGGCAAGTCTGGCTGCTGTCGTCAAACCCTGATTGAGATTTCAGGCAACAACCTCGGCACGTCGGCCATCACTGGGAACGCTTGTGAGGTAGGTGTGGCTGGCTCCAGGTCCTCTCTTCAAAGTTATGAGTTACCTCCGCTCCCCTTAAGTCTGCGCCATCGTATATCGCGTTGCAAACTCGTGTGGTGTGAACCTTTGGTGGCCGGTTGAGACTGTAGTCGGCGGGACGGCCTGCAGGCACCCTCTAGCGAGCTCGTCAACGGCCGCTAGTACACGGATCCGTCGCCTGCCTTTAAATGCAGCCGACAGGAACACCAGTCACCAGCGCTGGATGGCATCTTGCGGCGAACATTAGCCGTCTCTCCACCCGCTTCCAGCTCTCTCAGTATCCTAATGATTTGCTCATCCGTGAACCGGCACGGATTCATATCCTCCCTTGAGAGATGGCGGATTCGGCCCAATCTTGGAAGAGATTCCGGAGTTCACGTCAACATCCATCCGCACTATGCCGTCAGCATGCGCAATCCCGTGCCTGGAAATCTTTTAGAGAAGTCGCCGCAGCGTGCTACACGCTCAATACGATAAATTGACAACCGGCGAGAGAGGAAATGCTTGATCAGCCAATCATGGCCTCGCATAAGGCTCCCTATCTCAAGAGCTCTTGAGATCTGACCATTCCGGTCCTTCGCCGGCATGGGTCGTGTTGCAGCGTCACTGGAGGCTATCCGCCTCACGCAAAGAGCTAGCCCGCTCAAACTTGCATCGCTGCTTCGATGTCGAACAGCACAATCACACCTATCACACCCAGGGGGGAAAGGACCGGGGTCCCGCATTCATTCGAAGAGATGCTTGGTTCAAAGGAAATCTTAGGAAAGTAAGAGTGTCATATGTGACCATCTTGTCAAAAATAGCTCTACCCTAGTCAATCTTAGATGAGTACAATTTTTGCTTTCGTTATGATGGGTAATATTTGTGACCAAGGTTTCGGTTATCCTATCGTCGTTTAATCACGGCGCTTATATTAGGAACTCTATTGAGAGCGTTCTAAATCAAAGTTTTCGTGATTTCGAGCTTGTTATCTGGGACGACGCCTCCAAGGACGATTCCTGGGATATTATTTGTAGTTATAAGGACCCCCGAATTCAAGCGTTTCGCAATCCGGAGACGCGACGGGGTATATTTGGCTTTAATAAGACAATATCAGAAATTGCTCAAGGCAAATACATCGCGATACATCATTCTGATGATGTCTGGGAGCACGATAAGCTAGAGAAGCAGGTCTCCTTTCTGGACACGCATGAAAAAATTGGCGCTGTTTTCAGCAATGCTCTTGCAATAGACGAACGCGGAGAGCCTTTATCTGACGGAAGTCACTTCTACTCCAATGTATTTGAGCAGGAAAATCGAAATCGATTTGAGTGGTTGCGGGCGTTTTACTTGACGGGCAATTGTTTGTGTCACCCAAGCGTCCTAATGCGCAAGACCTGTTACGACGACTGTGGCTCCTACCGTTACGGTCTGGCGCAGCTTTGTGATTTTGATATGTGGGTTCGCGTATGTCTTAAGTATGAAATCCATGTTCTGCCGGAACAATTGGTGAAATTCCGCGTACGTGACGGCCTGGCAAACGCAAGCGCCGACCGCGAGGATACCCGAATTCGCTCCTTATTTGAAACGTACAAGATCCTTGATAACTATCGCTCAATTGGAGATTTTGATCACTTCTGCATCGTATTTCCGAATGCAGCTAAGTATTGTACGAAGGATAACTTTTACGCAGATTATGCATTGGCAATGGTGTGTTTGGAGCATGATCCAACAGGAACTGCATCTATTTTCGCACTAGATATTCTATTTGATAATATAGCGGATCCTGAACGCGCAGATTTGCTGTCAAAAAGATTCGATTTCGATTATAGGAATTTCGTAGTACTTACAGGCAAACACGATGTTTTCTCGCTGGAAGCAGCCAGAAAACGTCGACAGCTGGGTGCGTTGCTAGAAGAGCGGGAACGGGCGTTTGGGGAGCTAGAACAGACACTGGAAGCGCGCGACAAATTGTTCGTCCGGTTGTCCAGGATGCACTCGGAAGTGCTCAACAGTACCAGCTGGCGCATCACCTTGCCGCTGCGCTATTTGGCCTCCAGCCTCCGCAGTCTATGCCGCAGGTTTGCGGATTGATCGCCGCCCAACAACGCTGAGGCTCCTGGTTAGGAGCGAAGAAATGCGAATCGTAGGATCGATCCAAGAATCTCGACTGCTCGATCAGGCTGAACTATCCGGTGGCGCAGGTAGTACGACGCCAAGAGACCAGACCAACTCAGGGAATGCGAGCGGCTCAAAAGGAGGATGAAGGCGCCGATAAGTCCATCGTTGCGGGCGGAGACACGCCAACCCTAGCGCCCTGAGTTCTGCCAGCGCCTAAGGCGCGAAAATGACTCAAACGTCTTTCATAGGTGACAGTCTAGACCGAACTGCGCGCAATGGAGCCGTCAATTTCCAGCTTAGTGATTTATGCAATGACTGGACTTTGGCGCGAAGTTCATCATATTTAGCTTGAAGCGCATCGTGTTTAGTTCGGAGCGCATCATACTGCGACTGTTGTGCCGCAAGAGCGTCAACCTTTAGTGCTAGAATCCTCACAATCACAGCAAGTTGCTCCTTTGAGAATGAGTATACCTGCGTCGGGGGCTGGGTAGCACGCAATACGTCCCGGTCTCTGACGTACTGCTCAGACGGTTCAACGCGAGCGTTCAGCTTGCTGATTTCGGGCGCCATCCTGTCCCAAAATTGCTCCTGCTCCGACAATGGAGGCCTGATAGAATCCGGCTGTACGTCGGGAACCAGCTCGCAAAAAGCATCAGCTAAGAGGCCCGCCATCGCGCCTCCATGCAAATTCAATTGTCTTTGGATTTCTAACTCCCCATACGTCAGCGAGCGGTTCACGTTGGCTATGGGAGGAGCTAAGAGACTGCCTAAAGGCACACCAAGCCAATCCTCGACAACGGATATAGGTGACGAGCCCGACGAATAATTTGAGATAGTCAAATCAATCGACACGAACGTCTGCAATATATCAATGACTTTATTTACTCGTTTGGGGTATTCACTGTCGTTCAAAAACTCGGGCAATGACTTGGTCAATCCGGAGCGTTTCACAGATTGTTGGTAACCTGAACAGACAAATGAAATTGGGTCGCGGATAAACATGAGGACCTTAAGTTCTGCAGAACGGCTCTGAAGAAACTTGCGCAAATTTGCGACGAATTTGTCATCGAATAAATACTCGAAAATAAATTCGCTGCTAAATAGACAATCTCCCGATGGCTGGAATGAGGGGTCGTTGATCAACTTAGGAAGAATAAACCCGTTTCCTGATGTAATCCGACCCGCGATGGCGGCATCTAGGTCCCTTGGTTCGGGATAATCTATTTGATTGGCCTTAAGTACTTCGATGCTGCGAGCCAAGCTCGACTGAATGTAGCTGGATCCCGTCTTCCCATGACCAATATGAAGTAGGAGCTTCGGCATTTTTTAGGGCAACTATTTTGCTCAGCACATAAGCCAAAATCTGACCGTACAACACCGGCCTCGGCCGAACAATCTCCGGGCAACAGTTCCCAAGCTTCTGGACGATCTGGGCGAGGTCTGTGACGAACTCCCGAGTGTGAACCTAATCAACCTTGCCTAGCGCGCCGAGCCTCGAACTCACGCCTTTGTTCTGCTCTATGCCTTGGCCGTATGGCAGCCGATAATGCCCGCGGAGCCGGTGACGATTATCAGGATAGCCTACCTATCGCATCTGTATACTACGTGCATACCAAACCAACCCCCGTTACCTTCTCCGCGCATCATGGAACTCCACTCGAGAGCCGCGAACTCGATCCTAGGCAATATCGAGCTTTTGCATTGAGGGGACAGAGGAAGGTCCCAAGGAGTTCTCCGAACCTCCAGTTGCTTCGAAGTCAATTTTGGGCTCACAATTACAGATCCTCCAGCAGGCTACTAATGCCCACGCTAATACAACCTTGAGACATTTCTCTATGAGCACAAAGACTGTTTTCGTGCACATCGGCGCCCACAAGACAGCGACCACCTACTTGCAAGCTCTAATGCTAAAGAACAAGCAAGTACTTAAGGAAATCAATATCGATTATTTGGGACGCTGCACATCCAACTCGCATGCACCAGGAGAATCAATTCCGAAAGCTGTTCACCTTTATTTGGATAGCTTCATAAATAACAGCACTATTGAAAATATCATTATTTCTGACGAAGACTTATGCCATAATAGAAATAATATATGTGTGGAATTTGTTAGACGTTATCGCCGCAAGGCTAGGATAAAGGTTATTTGTTACGTACGAGAAATCGTTTCATATTATACTTCATTCTACACCTTCGCTTCTATGTATCTATCGGATTCATCTCTGGAAC carries:
- a CDS encoding glycosyltransferase: MTKVSVILSSFNHGAYIRNSIESVLNQSFRDFELVIWDDASKDDSWDIICSYKDPRIQAFRNPETRRGIFGFNKTISEIAQGKYIAIHHSDDVWEHDKLEKQVSFLDTHEKIGAVFSNALAIDERGEPLSDGSHFYSNVFEQENRNRFEWLRAFYLTGNCLCHPSVLMRKTCYDDCGSYRYGLAQLCDFDMWVRVCLKYEIHVLPEQLVKFRVRDGLANASADREDTRIRSLFETYKILDNYRSIGDFDHFCIVFPNAAKYCTKDNFYADYALAMVCLEHDPTGTASIFALDILFDNIADPERADLLSKRFDFDYRNFVVLTGKHDVFSLEAARKRRQLGALLEERERAFGELEQTLEARDKLFVRLSRMHSEVLNSTSWRITLPLRYLASSLRSLCRRFAD
- a CDS encoding glycosyltransferase, with product MTRLRAALFQRELELTELRAQLDTLSSKAAKQQTYLKDELATLESKLHEARLSPLTWMARTFVARLLYFLARRTSLFPDGYRRRFQLSAAKRDPRRSEINLAAVVADLDAIAVTSLDEKKTAHRQACKAALEEFLSSKRQLEFVVPQAPKVSVVLILYNQAELTLQCLKSLQALDREDLEIIIWDNGSSDDTCRLLKQLDGVNVLFNDSNIHYLRGVNCAASKATGEYLLLLNNDTVVHRNAIRAATNRLDSEPDLGAVGGPILLLDGTLQEAGSIIFHDGSCCGYGRGRSLAEAQFQFSRDVDFCSGAFLMVRRTIWEELGGFDDAFAPAYYEEADLCMRIRKNGFRVAYEPKAVITHVEFGSSASSDEAIALQVRNRHIFFEKHKSTLEADHSNHTDDSHVTTARSGGERRILVIDDSIPDPCLGSGFPRAREMVEAIAVGGWTITFYPMVTPVTDFDSAYAVVPRTVEIAATFGPENLARFLGTRLGFFDAVLVSRPHNMAAYRRALEILPEELQRVPVIYDAEAVFAQREAMRQIEVELRKEIALTKGVETVFAVSSQEAQAFREHGAANVEVLGHSLAPTPLGGNRGLRCNILFVGRLTDDGSPNVHSLEWFVRNVMPKLDVLIGTEWIFKVAGSTGAQSLDRLDTSRVEFLGRVDDLTELYSSSRLFVAPTRFAAGIPLKVQEAASVGLPVVATPILAEQLGWRDGAELLVGDSANDFAEACARLWTDDALWATIRENGLAAIARDCSPTRFYSTVQASLAAVVKP